A window of Pseudomonas guangdongensis contains these coding sequences:
- the rapA gene encoding RNA polymerase-associated protein RapA, translating to MAQYQPGQRWISDSEAELGLGTILAQDGRLLTVLYPATGDTRQYALRNAPLTRVRFALGDEITHFEGWKLTVQEVEDVDGLLVYHGINAQHEPCSLPETQLSNFIQFRLASDRLFAGQIDPRGWFALRYHSLEHRSRLLQSSLWGLSGARAQPIAHQLHIAREVADRASPRVLLADEVGLGKTIEAGLILHRQLLCGRASRALILVPENLQHQWLVEMRRRFNLQVALFDAERFIESDADNPFEDCQLALVALEWLQGDARAQQAVLDADWDLLVVDEAHHLVWHPEGASAEYRLVEQLAAHIPGVLLLTATPEQLGLESHFARLRLLDPDRFHDLEAFRAESAQYQPVAEAVQELLDHGKLSPQARAAIHEFLGSEGDSLLASVESGDEEARARLIRELLDRHGTGRVLFRNTRAAVQGFPERHLHPYPLANPVEYLELPVGEHADLYPEVGYQAQTQDDGAELRWWHFDPRVEWLIDTLKMLKKTKVLVICAHAETALDLEEALRVRAGTPATVFHEGMSILERDRAAAYFADEEFGAQVLICSEIGSEGRNFQFAHHLVLFDLPAHPDLLEQRIGRLDRIGQKHAIQLHVPYLENSAQERLFHWYHQALNAFLNTCPTGNALQQQFGPRLLALLEGGHDSDWAQLLAEGRAAREALESELHKGRDRLLELNSGGAGEGEGLVEAILEQDDQFALPIYMEELLDAFGVHSEDHSDNALILRPGEKMLDAGFPLGDDEGVTVTYDRQLALAREDMQFLTWEHPMVQGGMDLVLSGTMGNTSVALIKNKALKPGTVLLELLFVSEVVAPRALQLGRYLPPAALRCLLDANGNDLAARVGFETLNDQLESVPRASANKFVQAQREVLARQIAVAEGKIAPRHAERVADAAHRFAAELDEELARLEALRAVNPSVRESELDSLRRQRELGLAMLDKAGLRLEAIRVLVAG from the coding sequence ATGGCGCAGTATCAACCGGGACAACGCTGGATCAGCGACAGTGAGGCGGAATTGGGGCTGGGCACCATTCTCGCGCAGGACGGCCGCCTGCTCACCGTCCTCTATCCGGCGACCGGCGATACCCGTCAGTACGCCCTGCGCAACGCGCCGCTGACCCGCGTGCGCTTCGCCCTGGGCGACGAGATCACCCACTTCGAGGGCTGGAAGCTGACCGTCCAGGAGGTCGAGGACGTCGACGGCCTGCTGGTCTATCACGGCATCAACGCCCAGCACGAGCCCTGCTCGCTGCCGGAAACCCAGCTGTCCAACTTCATCCAGTTCCGCCTGGCCAGCGACCGCCTGTTCGCCGGGCAGATCGACCCGCGCGGCTGGTTCGCGCTGCGCTACCACAGCCTCGAACACCGCTCGCGCCTGCTGCAGTCCTCGCTGTGGGGCCTCTCCGGCGCGCGCGCCCAGCCGATCGCCCACCAGCTGCACATCGCCCGCGAAGTGGCCGACCGCGCCAGCCCGAGGGTGCTGCTGGCCGACGAAGTGGGCCTGGGCAAGACCATCGAGGCCGGCCTGATCCTGCATCGCCAGCTGCTCTGCGGCAGGGCCAGCCGCGCGCTGATCCTGGTGCCGGAAAACCTCCAGCACCAGTGGCTGGTGGAAATGCGCCGGCGCTTCAACCTGCAGGTCGCGCTGTTCGATGCCGAGCGCTTCATCGAGAGCGACGCCGACAACCCCTTCGAGGACTGCCAGCTGGCGCTGGTCGCTCTCGAGTGGCTGCAGGGCGACGCCCGCGCCCAGCAGGCGGTGCTGGACGCCGACTGGGACCTGCTGGTGGTCGACGAGGCCCACCATCTGGTCTGGCATCCGGAAGGCGCCAGCGCCGAGTACCGCCTGGTCGAGCAACTGGCCGCGCACATTCCCGGCGTGCTGCTGCTCACCGCCACCCCCGAGCAGCTCGGCCTGGAAAGCCACTTCGCCCGCCTGCGCCTGCTCGACCCCGACCGCTTCCACGACCTGGAGGCGTTCCGCGCCGAGAGCGCCCAGTACCAGCCGGTGGCCGAGGCGGTACAGGAGCTGCTCGACCACGGCAAGCTGTCCCCGCAGGCGCGCGCCGCCATCCACGAGTTCCTCGGCAGCGAGGGCGACAGCCTGCTGGCCAGCGTCGAGAGCGGCGACGAGGAAGCCCGCGCCCGGCTGATCCGCGAGCTGCTCGACCGCCACGGCACCGGCCGCGTGCTGTTCCGCAACACCCGCGCCGCCGTGCAGGGCTTCCCCGAGCGCCACCTGCACCCCTACCCGCTGGCCAACCCGGTCGAGTACCTGGAGCTGCCGGTCGGCGAGCATGCCGACCTCTACCCGGAAGTCGGCTATCAGGCGCAGACCCAGGACGACGGCGCCGAACTGCGCTGGTGGCATTTCGATCCGCGCGTCGAGTGGCTGATCGACACCCTGAAGATGCTCAAGAAGACCAAGGTGCTGGTGATCTGCGCCCACGCGGAAACCGCCCTCGACCTGGAGGAGGCCCTGCGCGTGCGCGCCGGCACCCCGGCCACGGTGTTCCACGAGGGCATGAGCATCCTCGAACGTGACCGCGCCGCCGCCTACTTCGCCGACGAGGAGTTCGGCGCCCAGGTGCTTATCTGCTCGGAAATCGGCTCCGAAGGCCGCAACTTCCAGTTCGCCCACCATCTGGTGCTGTTCGACCTGCCGGCCCACCCGGACCTGCTCGAGCAGCGCATCGGCCGCCTCGACCGCATCGGCCAGAAGCACGCCATCCAGCTGCACGTGCCTTACCTGGAGAACAGCGCCCAGGAGCGCCTGTTCCACTGGTACCACCAGGCGCTGAACGCCTTCCTCAACACCTGCCCGACCGGCAACGCGCTGCAGCAGCAGTTCGGCCCGCGCCTGCTGGCGCTGCTCGAAGGCGGCCACGACAGCGACTGGGCGCAACTGCTGGCCGAGGGCCGCGCCGCCCGCGAGGCGCTGGAAAGCGAACTGCACAAGGGTCGCGACCGCCTGCTGGAACTCAACTCCGGCGGCGCTGGCGAAGGCGAGGGGCTGGTCGAGGCCATCCTCGAACAGGACGACCAGTTCGCCCTGCCGATCTACATGGAAGAACTGCTCGACGCCTTCGGCGTTCACAGCGAGGACCACTCCGACAACGCGCTGATCCTGCGCCCCGGCGAGAAGATGCTGGATGCCGGCTTCCCGCTCGGCGACGACGAGGGCGTCACCGTCACCTACGACCGCCAGCTGGCGCTGGCCCGCGAGGACATGCAGTTCCTCACCTGGGAACACCCGATGGTGCAGGGCGGCATGGACCTGGTGCTGTCCGGCACCATGGGCAACACCTCGGTGGCGCTGATCAAGAACAAGGCGCTCAAGCCCGGCACCGTGCTGCTCGAACTGCTGTTCGTCAGCGAGGTGGTGGCGCCGCGCGCCCTGCAGCTGGGCCGCTATCTGCCGCCGGCGGCGCTGCGCTGCCTGCTCGACGCCAACGGCAACGACCTGGCCGCGCGGGTCGGCTTCGAGACCCTCAACGACCAGCTGGAAAGCGTGCCGCGCGCCAGCGCCAACAAGTTCGTCCAGGCCCAGCGCGAGGTGCTGGCCCGGCAGATCGCCGTCGCCGAGGGCAAGATCGCCCCGCGCCATGCCGAGCGCGTGGCCGACGCCGCCCACCGCTTCGCCGCCGAACTGGACGAGGAACTGGCGCGCCTGGAAGCGCTGCGCGCGGTCAACCCCAGCGTGCGCGAAAGCGAGCTGGACAGCCTGCGCCGCCAGCGCGAACTGGGCCTGGCGATGCTCGACAAGGCCGGCCTGCGCCTGGAAGCGATCCGCGTACTGGTGGCCGGCTGA
- the ccoM gene encoding cytochrome c oxidase subunit CcoM produces MDEVVVAGIVIVVLTAGFLGGFAYFVWKDAQKGKKPH; encoded by the coding sequence ATGGATGAGGTAGTAGTTGCAGGCATCGTCATTGTGGTTCTGACAGCCGGCTTCCTGGGTGGATTCGCATATTTCGTCTGGAAGGATGCTCAGAAAGGCAAGAAGCCACACTGA
- a CDS encoding MaoC family dehydratase, with the protein MSLVENTPYDELQVGQKATFIRAVQERDVQLFAEVSGDRNPVHLDADYAAGTAFKERIAHGMLTGALVSAALACTLPGPGTIYLGQNLRFTRPVKLGDELTVELEVLEKLPKNRVRIGTRVINQQGKPVVEGEAEVMAPQEKLRIELPQLPPITVG; encoded by the coding sequence ATGAGCCTGGTAGAAAACACCCCCTACGACGAACTGCAGGTCGGCCAGAAGGCGACCTTCATCCGCGCCGTGCAAGAGCGCGACGTGCAGCTGTTCGCCGAGGTGTCCGGCGACCGCAATCCGGTTCACCTGGATGCCGACTACGCCGCCGGCACCGCCTTCAAGGAGCGCATCGCCCACGGCATGCTCACCGGCGCGCTGGTCAGTGCCGCCCTGGCATGCACCCTGCCGGGACCGGGCACCATCTACCTGGGGCAGAACCTGCGCTTCACCCGCCCGGTCAAGCTCGGCGACGAACTGACCGTGGAGCTGGAGGTGCTCGAAAAGCTGCCGAAGAACCGCGTGCGCATCGGCACCCGGGTGATCAACCAGCAGGGCAAGCCGGTGGTGGAAGGCGAGGCCGAGGTGATGGCCCCGCAGGAGAAGCTGCGCATCGAACTGCCGCAGCTGCCGCCGATCACCGTCGGCTGA